A DNA window from Cystobacter ferrugineus contains the following coding sequences:
- a CDS encoding sensor histidine kinase — translation MAPWTPLTPRLSDALGSLSARLLVAFLLPTLLFLALTGTAVYALARGILEDELGTSLTAIAAATATQVSGERMLTIEPGDDTMGTRTWRNLVRLLTDVRDASGVRRVYVVDTRGQVRADVGGGLPVGTEVPELARDRLELSRVFSGQRAASQVLFQGSDGQLYKTGYAPVRREGEVVGAVAVEGSAAFFGPLARLSRGFAAASAGALGVLALVALFTARGLARPLSRLMDSALRIGRGDLTTPVPPEPTREIGVLARELEVMRGALESRDRQLKLMLAGVAHEVRNPLGGISLFSGLLTEDLKAGATAEAAGHVARIQHEVDYLQRIVEDFLAFAREQPLSRASVAASELLWEARGLLTSDAAQRQVEVRVDAEEAVLEADGSLLTAAVVNLVKNAVQATPPGGLVRVTGRGEGSHYTIRVEDPGAGVPEAERERIFEPFFTTRQKGTGLGLPLSRKIARAHGGDLRLVPTPGVTCFELTLPRAAQPPPP, via the coding sequence GCGTTCCTCCTGCCCACCCTGCTCTTCCTCGCCCTCACCGGCACGGCCGTCTACGCGCTCGCCCGCGGCATCCTCGAGGACGAGCTGGGCACGAGCCTCACCGCCATCGCCGCGGCCACCGCCACCCAGGTCAGCGGCGAGCGCATGCTCACCATCGAGCCGGGAGACGACACCATGGGCACACGCACGTGGCGCAACCTCGTGCGCCTGCTCACCGACGTGCGCGACGCCAGCGGCGTGCGCCGCGTGTACGTCGTGGACACCCGCGGCCAGGTGCGCGCCGACGTGGGCGGCGGCCTGCCCGTGGGCACCGAGGTCCCCGAGCTCGCCCGCGACCGGCTCGAGCTCTCCCGCGTCTTCTCCGGCCAGCGCGCCGCGAGCCAGGTGCTCTTCCAGGGCTCCGACGGGCAGCTCTACAAGACGGGCTACGCGCCCGTGCGCCGCGAGGGAGAAGTGGTGGGCGCCGTGGCGGTGGAGGGCAGCGCCGCCTTCTTCGGCCCGCTCGCGCGCCTGTCCCGGGGCTTCGCGGCGGCGAGCGCGGGCGCACTCGGAGTACTCGCCCTCGTGGCGCTCTTCACCGCGCGTGGGCTCGCCCGTCCCCTGAGCCGGCTCATGGACTCGGCGCTGCGCATCGGCCGGGGCGATCTGACCACCCCCGTGCCCCCCGAGCCCACCCGGGAGATCGGCGTGCTGGCGCGCGAGCTGGAGGTGATGCGCGGGGCACTCGAGAGCCGCGACCGGCAGCTCAAGTTGATGCTCGCGGGCGTGGCCCACGAGGTGCGCAACCCCCTGGGCGGCATCTCGCTCTTCTCGGGACTGCTCACCGAGGACTTGAAGGCGGGCGCCACCGCGGAGGCCGCCGGGCACGTGGCGCGCATCCAGCACGAGGTGGACTACCTGCAGCGCATCGTCGAGGACTTCCTCGCCTTCGCCCGGGAGCAGCCGCTGTCGCGCGCGAGCGTGGCGGCTTCGGAGCTGCTCTGGGAGGCGCGGGGCCTGCTCACCTCGGACGCGGCGCAGCGGCAGGTGGAGGTGCGCGTGGACGCGGAGGAGGCCGTGCTGGAAGCCGATGGCAGCCTGCTGACGGCCGCGGTGGTGAACCTGGTGAAGAACGCCGTGCAGGCCACCCCTCCCGGCGGCCTGGTGCGCGTGACGGGCCGCGGCGAGGGCTCCCACTACACCATCCGCGTCGAGGACCCCGGCGCGGGCGTGCCCGAGGCCGAGCGCGAGCGCATCTTCGAGCCCTTCTTCACCACCCGGCAGAAGGGCACCGGCCTGGGGCTGCCCCTGTCGCGTAAAATCGCCCGGGCCCACGGCGGAGACCTGCGCCTGGTCCCCACGCCGGGAGTGACCTGTTTCGAACTCACCCTCCCCCGGGCCGCTCAACCGCCTCCTCCTTGA
- a CDS encoding PAS domain-containing sensor histidine kinase has protein sequence MSLPSDNDLSSPGDLHALFGSGSHEQRLDTEREQFRLLAEALPQIVWTARADGIQDYLNRRWFQYTGMSAEESRGDAWMRAFHPDDLLEYEHRWRHSLTTGEPFEAESRCRRLDGVWRWFLARAIPVQDPQGRVIRWFGTCTDIDDQKRTSDVHSFLAEASSLLALTLDPEETLRNFTRLAVPRLADWCTVDLVGADEGVERAAVTHIDPAKETLAWELARKVPADLQRASRGVGHVIRTGEPELLEVISDELLASLAHTPDELRLLGELGLRSSIIVPLVVHGRTLGAITLAQASGTRNFSAADLPLAEEFARRAALALDNARLYRESQEAVSRAQHERYLAEQARAMLDTLLDAAPAGIALFDRMLCFVRVNRTLRDINRLSTDDPAFSEAISTQGPGAALVVKSLVKALETGETQTVESTTRLPNGEERAWLARYAPVRSAEGSTLGVATVVLDITERKRAEAERERLIAALERSNQDLDQFAYVASHDLKAPLRGIANLSQWIEDDLQEVMTAETREQMRLLRGRVQRMEALINGILDYSRAGRMRGRPERVDVGRLISECVELLAPPGSTQLEVAPGMPTMRTERVPLQQVFLNLLSNALKHAQGAEPRIRVGVRPAEGFWEFSVEDNGPGIAPEYHERIWGLFQTLRARDEMENTGIGLSVVKKSVEARGGRAWLRSTPGQGATFFFTWPGHIPDEGR, from the coding sequence GTGTCCCTCCCATCGGATAACGACCTCTCCTCACCCGGCGACCTGCACGCGCTCTTCGGGAGCGGGAGCCACGAGCAGCGGTTGGACACCGAGCGGGAGCAGTTCCGTCTGCTCGCCGAGGCCCTGCCGCAGATCGTCTGGACGGCCCGGGCCGATGGGATCCAGGACTACCTCAACCGGCGCTGGTTCCAGTACACGGGCATGTCCGCCGAGGAGTCCCGGGGAGACGCCTGGATGCGCGCCTTCCACCCCGATGATCTGCTGGAGTACGAGCACCGCTGGCGCCACAGCCTCACCACGGGCGAGCCCTTCGAGGCCGAGTCGCGCTGCCGCCGGCTGGATGGGGTCTGGCGCTGGTTCCTCGCCCGTGCCATCCCCGTGCAGGACCCGCAGGGCCGCGTCATCCGCTGGTTCGGCACCTGTACCGACATCGATGACCAGAAGCGCACCTCGGACGTCCACAGCTTCCTGGCCGAGGCGAGCTCCCTGCTGGCGCTCACGCTGGATCCGGAGGAGACCCTGCGCAACTTCACCCGCCTGGCCGTGCCCCGGCTGGCGGACTGGTGCACGGTGGACCTGGTGGGAGCGGACGAGGGCGTCGAGCGCGCGGCGGTGACCCACATCGACCCGGCCAAGGAGACCCTGGCGTGGGAGCTGGCGCGCAAGGTGCCGGCGGACCTCCAGCGCGCCTCGCGGGGGGTGGGCCATGTCATCCGCACCGGGGAGCCGGAGCTGCTGGAGGTGATCTCCGACGAGCTGCTCGCCAGCCTGGCGCACACTCCGGACGAGCTGCGCCTGCTGGGCGAGCTCGGCCTGCGCTCCTCCATCATCGTTCCCCTGGTGGTGCATGGGCGGACGCTGGGCGCCATCACCCTCGCGCAGGCCAGCGGCACCCGGAACTTCTCCGCCGCGGACCTGCCCCTGGCCGAGGAGTTCGCTCGCCGGGCCGCGCTCGCGCTGGACAACGCGCGCCTGTACCGCGAGAGCCAGGAGGCCGTGAGCCGCGCCCAGCACGAGCGCTACCTCGCCGAGCAGGCCCGGGCGATGCTCGACACGCTGCTCGACGCGGCCCCCGCTGGCATCGCGCTCTTCGATCGCATGCTGTGCTTCGTGCGCGTCAACCGCACCCTGCGCGACATCAACCGCCTGTCCACGGATGACCCGGCCTTCTCCGAGGCCATCTCCACCCAGGGTCCCGGGGCGGCGCTCGTGGTCAAGTCGCTCGTCAAGGCGCTCGAGACGGGAGAGACGCAGACGGTGGAGTCCACCACGCGGCTGCCCAACGGCGAGGAGCGGGCGTGGCTGGCGCGCTACGCTCCCGTGCGCTCGGCGGAGGGCAGCACGCTGGGCGTGGCCACCGTGGTGCTCGACATCACCGAGCGCAAGCGCGCCGAGGCCGAGCGCGAGCGCCTCATCGCCGCGCTGGAGCGCAGCAATCAGGATCTCGATCAATTCGCCTACGTGGCCAGCCATGATCTGAAGGCGCCCCTGCGCGGCATCGCCAACCTGTCGCAGTGGATCGAGGATGACCTGCAGGAGGTGATGACCGCGGAGACGCGCGAGCAGATGCGGCTTTTGCGTGGGCGCGTGCAGCGCATGGAGGCGCTCATCAACGGCATCCTCGACTACAGCCGCGCGGGAAGGATGCGCGGCCGGCCGGAGCGGGTGGACGTGGGGCGGCTCATCTCCGAGTGCGTGGAGCTGCTCGCTCCGCCCGGGAGCACGCAGCTCGAGGTGGCGCCAGGCATGCCCACGATGCGCACCGAGCGCGTGCCCCTGCAGCAGGTGTTCCTCAACCTGCTGAGCAACGCCCTCAAGCACGCGCAAGGGGCCGAGCCGAGGATCCGGGTGGGCGTGCGCCCCGCCGAAGGCTTCTGGGAGTTCTCCGTGGAAGACAACGGGCCGGGAATCGCACCGGAGTACCATGAGCGCATCTGGGGCCTCTTCCAGACGCTCCGGGCGAGGGATGAGATGGAGAACACGGGCATCGGGCTGTCGGTGGTGAAGAAGAGCGTGGAGGCGCGCGGCGGACGCGCGTGGCTGCGCTCCACGCCGGGCCAGGGAGCCACCTTCTTCTTCACCTGGCCCGGGCACATACCGGATGAGGGAAGGTGA
- a CDS encoding response regulator, with protein MVPLKMLNILLVDDDSVDVMNVQRAFKKSNIQSALYVASDGKQALDMLHEGRVPSTNRLILLDLNMPRMNGLEFLRAIRADPDLTCTPVVVLTTSNDDRDRVQSYAHHVAGYLLKPVTSPAFVELMTALNAYWARVELP; from the coding sequence ATGGTGCCGCTGAAGATGCTCAACATCCTCCTGGTGGACGACGACTCGGTGGACGTGATGAACGTCCAGCGCGCCTTCAAGAAGAGCAACATCCAGAGCGCCCTCTACGTCGCGAGCGACGGCAAGCAGGCACTCGACATGCTGCACGAGGGCCGGGTACCGTCGACCAACCGGCTCATCCTGCTGGACCTCAACATGCCGCGCATGAATGGCCTGGAGTTCCTGCGCGCCATCCGCGCGGATCCAGACCTGACCTGTACCCCTGTGGTGGTGCTCACCACATCCAACGATGACCGAGACCGGGTGCAAAGCTACGCCCACCATGTCGCCGGCTATCTCCTCAAGCCCGTCACCTCCCCGGCTTTCGTGGAGTTGATGACCGCGCTCAACGCATACTGGGCACGAGTGGAGTTGCCGTGA
- a CDS encoding PAS domain-containing protein, which translates to MRAEGHMEDQRLRLLVADDDEVDRLAVRRALLKAGLSAQLVEVADGASALAALLQQSFDCALLDFQMPGQDGLQVLRKARAALVETPIIMLTGQGDEQTAVELMKAGATDYLGKSSLTAERLSHLLRQALRLHEAQQQYRTLAEVLPHTIWTSRPDGHMDFLSHRGLETMAVPDANPSRWMEAVHPEDLPRLRELWQRSLSTGEPFEVESRLRGPGGEDHWHLIRAHPMRDSRGRVLRWFGTNANIDGQRRAQERISRLQAVTAALSEALAPRQVLDVIVTQGLVAMDAQAGAVWLVSEDNQSLEVVGPSPQARELARGLERLTLDTAVPVAEAVRQDRLVTYATREERDRRYPLLARQGLPFEASAVIPLRGSRGVMGALVVDFTRRRVLPQDEQDFFLALARQGAQALERARLYEAAQQARAAAEASETQLRHVLAERERMEATLQERDERLRAALWASSTGTFRWDLRTGALEWDENLDQLFGLPPGRTVQSIEDFLSLLHSEERDEARRRTEACAREGADFDMDFRVVWPDERLHWLNCKGKTFVDAGGRPLYMTGACVDITVQKQQEAEARQLAEFERQILGIVSHDLRNPLSVIRISASTLLAREGLDERQSKSLTRIITATDRSTRLIRDLLDFSQARLGGGIPVERKQMDLFELTRGVVEELAASHPERAVEISQEGEGAGDWDGDRLAQVLGNLVGNALQHSPAHTPVRVRCQGEPSTVVIEVHNEGAPIDPSYLPELFEPFRRGRHAGSGAGSVGLGLYITRQLVLAHGGRIQVTSREGEGTRFAVRLPRGPQTPPPIPGVSGRPFSG; encoded by the coding sequence GTGAGAGCCGAGGGGCACATGGAGGATCAACGGCTGCGCCTGCTGGTGGCGGATGACGACGAGGTGGACCGGCTCGCGGTGCGGCGCGCCCTGCTCAAGGCGGGACTGAGTGCGCAGCTCGTCGAGGTGGCCGACGGTGCGTCCGCGCTCGCGGCGCTGCTGCAACAATCCTTCGACTGTGCCCTGCTCGACTTCCAGATGCCCGGACAGGACGGGCTGCAGGTGCTGCGCAAGGCGCGCGCCGCCCTGGTGGAAACCCCCATCATCATGCTCACCGGCCAGGGGGACGAGCAGACGGCCGTGGAGCTGATGAAGGCGGGCGCCACCGACTACCTCGGCAAGTCGTCGCTCACCGCCGAGCGGCTCTCGCACCTGTTGCGCCAGGCGCTGCGGCTGCACGAGGCCCAGCAGCAATACCGCACGCTCGCCGAGGTGCTGCCCCACACCATCTGGACGAGCCGCCCGGACGGGCACATGGACTTCCTCAGCCACCGGGGCTTGGAGACCATGGCGGTGCCCGATGCCAACCCCTCGCGGTGGATGGAGGCGGTGCACCCGGAAGATCTGCCGCGCCTGCGCGAGCTGTGGCAGCGCAGCCTGAGCACGGGCGAGCCCTTCGAGGTGGAGAGCCGCCTGCGAGGCCCCGGGGGCGAAGACCACTGGCACCTCATCCGGGCCCACCCCATGCGCGACTCCCGGGGACGGGTGCTGCGCTGGTTCGGCACCAACGCGAACATCGACGGACAGCGACGCGCCCAGGAGCGCATCTCCCGGCTCCAAGCCGTCACCGCCGCCCTCTCCGAGGCGCTCGCCCCGCGCCAGGTGCTCGACGTCATCGTCACCCAGGGGCTCGTGGCGATGGACGCCCAGGCGGGCGCGGTGTGGCTCGTGTCCGAGGACAATCAATCCCTCGAGGTCGTGGGCCCCTCGCCCCAGGCGCGCGAGCTGGCCCGGGGCCTGGAGCGCCTCACGCTCGACACCGCCGTGCCGGTGGCCGAGGCGGTGCGGCAGGACCGGCTCGTCACCTACGCCACGCGCGAGGAGCGCGACCGGCGCTACCCACTGCTCGCCCGGCAGGGGCTGCCCTTCGAGGCCTCGGCCGTCATCCCCCTGCGCGGCAGCCGCGGCGTCATGGGCGCCCTGGTGGTGGACTTCACGCGCCGGCGCGTGCTGCCCCAGGACGAGCAGGACTTCTTCCTCGCCCTGGCACGGCAGGGGGCCCAGGCGCTCGAGCGCGCCCGTCTCTATGAAGCCGCGCAGCAGGCGCGCGCCGCCGCCGAGGCCAGTGAGACGCAGCTGCGCCACGTGCTCGCCGAGCGCGAGCGCATGGAGGCCACGCTCCAGGAGCGCGACGAGCGGCTGCGCGCGGCCCTGTGGGCGAGCAGCACCGGCACCTTCCGCTGGGACCTGCGCACCGGCGCCCTGGAGTGGGACGAGAACCTGGATCAGCTCTTCGGGCTGCCGCCGGGGCGCACGGTGCAGAGCATCGAGGACTTCCTGTCGCTGCTACACTCCGAGGAGCGCGACGAGGCGCGGCGGCGCACCGAGGCGTGCGCGCGCGAGGGCGCGGACTTCGACATGGACTTCCGCGTGGTGTGGCCGGACGAGCGCCTGCACTGGCTCAACTGCAAGGGCAAGACGTTCGTGGACGCGGGCGGGCGGCCGCTCTACATGACGGGCGCCTGCGTGGACATCACCGTGCAGAAGCAGCAGGAGGCCGAGGCGCGGCAGCTCGCCGAGTTCGAGCGGCAGATCCTCGGCATCGTCAGCCATGACCTCCGCAACCCCTTGAGCGTCATCCGCATCTCCGCCTCCACGCTGCTCGCGCGCGAGGGGCTGGACGAGCGGCAGAGCAAGAGCCTCACGCGCATCATCACCGCCACGGATCGCTCCACCCGCCTCATCCGCGACCTGCTGGACTTCAGCCAGGCGCGGCTCGGGGGCGGCATCCCCGTGGAGCGCAAGCAGATGGACCTCTTCGAGCTGACGCGCGGCGTGGTGGAAGAGCTCGCCGCGAGCCACCCGGAGCGTGCGGTGGAGATCAGCCAGGAGGGCGAGGGCGCGGGGGACTGGGATGGAGATCGGCTCGCGCAGGTGCTCGGCAACCTGGTGGGCAACGCGTTGCAACACAGCCCCGCGCACACCCCGGTGCGCGTGCGCTGCCAGGGCGAGCCCTCCACGGTCGTCATCGAGGTGCACAACGAGGGCGCGCCCATCGATCCCTCGTACCTGCCGGAGCTGTTCGAGCCCTTCCGCCGGGGGCGGCACGCGGGCAGTGGCGCGGGCAGCGTGGGGCTCGGCCTCTACATCACCCGGCAGCTCGTGCTCGCGCATGGAGGCCGCATCCAGGTGACGTCGCGCGAGGGCGAGGGCACGCGCTTCGCCGTGCGGCTGCCGCGCGGCCCCCAAACACCTCCGCCCATACCGGGAGTGTCGGGCCGCCCCTTCAGCGGTTGA
- a CDS encoding NUDIX hydrolase, translating to MNASLDSLRALLSHHVPADAREREDLERMRRFAEELEQPFSRAQPRAHFTGSAVVVDPEGTRVVLLLHGKLKRWLQPGGHAEEADAGRMEDSALREAREETGCRVVLHPRAPRPLDVDVHTIPARKDEAEHQHLDVRYLVVAENPEALVHDPHESTGAQWLTWDEALARVGEDAPLRRLLEKARAVVRAG from the coding sequence ATGAATGCCTCCCTGGACTCCCTGCGCGCCCTGCTGTCCCACCACGTTCCCGCGGACGCGCGGGAGCGCGAGGACCTGGAGCGCATGCGCCGCTTCGCCGAGGAGCTGGAGCAGCCCTTCTCCCGCGCCCAGCCGCGGGCGCACTTCACCGGGAGCGCCGTGGTGGTGGACCCGGAGGGGACGCGGGTGGTGCTCTTGCTGCACGGCAAGCTGAAGCGCTGGCTGCAACCCGGCGGACACGCGGAGGAGGCGGACGCGGGCCGCATGGAGGACTCGGCGCTGCGCGAGGCGCGGGAGGAGACGGGCTGCCGCGTGGTGCTCCACCCGCGCGCACCCCGCCCGCTGGACGTGGACGTGCACACCATTCCCGCGCGCAAGGATGAAGCGGAGCACCAGCACCTGGACGTGCGCTACCTCGTGGTGGCGGAGAACCCGGAGGCCCTGGTGCATGATCCCCACGAGTCCACGGGCGCGCAGTGGCTGACGTGGGACGAGGCGCTCGCGCGGGTGGGCGAGGACGCTCCGCTGCGGCGCCTGCTGGAGAAGGCCCGGGCGGTGGTGCGCGCGGGATGA
- a CDS encoding sigma-54-dependent transcriptional regulator yields the protein MARILVIDDHDTLREGMAVTLTRSGHVVTAARSGTDGVAAYKKTPFDLVVTDLKMDGMDGIAVTRTLKAHDADAVVMVVTAFGTIETAVQAMQQGAYDFITKPFTPDVLRAKVDKGLELSATRRQVEKLSARTEALESDAARASGGLLVGDSEPMQRLVAQVRKAAATDATVLVRGESGTGKELVARMLHQCSPRKDGPFVVVHCAALAETLLESELFGHERGAFTGAIKRKLGRFELADGGTLFLDEIGEIPASVQTKLLRVLQEKEIQRVGGEETLKVDVRVVSATHRDLQAEVKAGRFREDLFYRLHIVPLTLPPLRERPEDIPTLARHFVARHGSRVNKRVRGLEDSALRALTRYAWPGNVRELENVIEQSLVFAEGETLAATDLPAHLSQLPPRTDAGLPIPTGDRPLPDILEDLERQLIARAYEKAGGVKTETARLLGIKTSALYYKLEKYGFISKGERPEES from the coding sequence ATGGCCCGAATCCTCGTCATCGACGACCACGACACCCTTCGAGAGGGCATGGCGGTCACCCTCACCCGCTCCGGCCATGTGGTGACCGCCGCGCGCTCGGGGACGGATGGCGTCGCCGCCTACAAGAAGACGCCTTTCGATCTCGTCGTCACCGACCTGAAGATGGATGGCATGGACGGCATCGCCGTCACGCGCACCCTCAAGGCCCACGACGCGGACGCCGTCGTCATGGTCGTCACCGCCTTTGGCACCATCGAGACGGCCGTGCAGGCCATGCAGCAGGGCGCCTACGACTTCATCACCAAGCCCTTCACCCCGGACGTGCTGCGCGCCAAGGTGGACAAGGGCCTGGAGCTGTCGGCCACCCGCCGCCAGGTGGAGAAGCTGTCGGCCCGCACCGAGGCGCTGGAGTCCGACGCCGCGCGCGCCAGCGGCGGGCTGCTCGTGGGAGACAGCGAGCCCATGCAGCGGCTCGTCGCGCAGGTGCGCAAGGCGGCCGCCACCGACGCCACCGTGCTCGTGCGCGGCGAGTCCGGCACCGGCAAGGAGCTCGTGGCGCGCATGCTCCACCAGTGCTCCCCCCGCAAGGACGGGCCCTTCGTCGTCGTGCACTGCGCGGCCCTGGCCGAGACGCTCCTGGAGAGCGAGCTGTTCGGCCATGAGCGCGGGGCCTTCACCGGCGCCATCAAGCGCAAGCTCGGCCGCTTCGAGCTCGCCGACGGCGGCACGCTCTTCCTCGACGAGATTGGAGAAATCCCCGCCTCCGTGCAGACGAAGCTCCTGCGCGTGCTGCAGGAGAAGGAAATCCAGCGCGTGGGCGGCGAGGAGACGCTCAAGGTGGACGTGCGCGTGGTGAGCGCCACCCACCGCGATCTCCAGGCCGAGGTGAAGGCGGGCCGCTTCCGCGAGGATCTCTTCTACCGGCTGCACATCGTCCCCCTCACGCTGCCGCCCCTGCGCGAGCGGCCCGAGGACATCCCCACGCTCGCGCGGCACTTCGTGGCCCGGCATGGGTCCCGGGTGAACAAGCGCGTGCGGGGCCTGGAGGACAGCGCCCTGCGCGCGCTCACCCGCTACGCCTGGCCGGGCAACGTGCGCGAGTTGGAGAACGTCATCGAGCAGTCGCTCGTCTTCGCCGAGGGGGAGACGCTCGCCGCGACGGACCTGCCGGCGCACCTCTCCCAACTCCCCCCGCGCACCGATGCGGGCCTGCCCATCCCCACCGGGGACCGGCCGCTGCCCGACATCCTCGAGGACCTGGAGCGCCAGCTCATCGCCCGCGCCTACGAGAAGGCCGGCGGCGTGAAGACGGAGACGGCCCGGCTGCTCGGCATCAAGACGTCGGCGCTGTACTACAAGCTGGAGAAGTACGGTTTCATCTCCAAGGGTGAGCGCCCCGAGGAGTCCTGA
- a CDS encoding TetR family transcriptional regulator — MKRVLLALWLCLVPGAPVWAASGLDLPRTQAQEARARVRELREHQQVLRAELNTLAGRIEQLKAGQKGRLVTGSELEQALQRSQELSGQLTGLAQSLAGAESEAERRHLALHTALSEELERVRAAWDATNDRRARAGLLERMRTLRAERDAVRTALPPSQVPALPGAATSDDAEDLLEQADALRDTEDKVNQRLQALRARLTEVREERELERRMSDFLGEESMFDEQDRHLRLSVDATTRNISVSATPRSGGSPTLVSRDEAYGNGAGAGGAAPPPSGGSVDYPSDPAAPPSPGQPTAPSAPNSNGTPPTTSYRATDNRPQVGTVRAQVLASDFPEDVRGLEQEAARLESLARELDSRADSLERRARELR; from the coding sequence ATGAAGCGCGTCCTGCTCGCCCTCTGGCTGTGTCTCGTGCCGGGAGCCCCCGTGTGGGCGGCCTCGGGACTGGACCTGCCCAGGACGCAGGCCCAGGAAGCGCGCGCCCGGGTGCGCGAGCTGCGCGAGCACCAGCAGGTGCTGCGCGCGGAGTTGAACACCCTGGCCGGACGCATCGAGCAGCTCAAGGCCGGGCAGAAGGGCCGGCTGGTGACGGGCTCGGAGCTGGAGCAGGCGCTGCAACGCTCGCAGGAGCTGTCCGGGCAGCTCACGGGGCTCGCCCAGTCACTCGCCGGGGCCGAGTCCGAGGCGGAGCGGCGCCACCTGGCGTTGCACACGGCGCTCTCCGAGGAGCTCGAGCGGGTGCGCGCGGCCTGGGACGCCACGAACGATCGGCGGGCACGGGCCGGACTGCTCGAGCGCATGCGGACCCTGCGCGCCGAGCGCGATGCGGTGCGCACCGCGCTGCCGCCCTCCCAGGTGCCGGCGCTGCCCGGGGCGGCCACGAGCGATGACGCCGAGGATCTGCTGGAGCAGGCGGACGCGCTGCGCGACACCGAGGACAAGGTGAACCAGCGGCTCCAGGCGCTGCGCGCCCGCCTCACCGAGGTGCGCGAGGAGCGGGAGCTGGAGCGGCGCATGAGCGACTTCCTCGGCGAGGAGTCCATGTTCGACGAGCAGGACCGGCACCTGCGCTTGAGCGTCGACGCCACCACGAGAAACATCTCGGTGAGCGCCACCCCGCGCTCCGGGGGAAGCCCCACCCTCGTGTCGCGGGACGAAGCCTACGGGAATGGGGCGGGGGCAGGGGGAGCCGCGCCCCCGCCGTCGGGGGGCAGCGTGGACTACCCCTCGGATCCGGCAGCCCCCCCGAGCCCGGGACAGCCCACGGCTCCGAGCGCTCCCAACAGCAACGGGACGCCCCCCACCACCTCCTACCGAGCCACCGACAACCGCCCCCAGGTGGGCACGGTGCGCGCCCAGGTGCTCGCCAGTGACTTCCCGGAGGACGTGCGGGGCCTGGAGCAGGAAGCCGCGAGGCTCGAGTCGCTGGCCCGGGAGCTGGACTCGCGCGCGGACTCGCTGGAGCGCCGCGCGCGCGAGCTGCGCTAG